A window of the Bos indicus x Bos taurus breed Angus x Brahman F1 hybrid chromosome X, Bos_hybrid_MaternalHap_v2.0, whole genome shotgun sequence genome harbors these coding sequences:
- the CNGA2 gene encoding cyclic nucleotide-gated olfactory channel, translated as MTEKANGVKSSPANNHNHHAPPAIKASGKDDHRASSRPQSAADDDTSSELQRLAEMDAPQQRRGGFRRIARLVGVLREWAYRNFREEEPRPDSFLERFRGPELHTVTTQQGDGKGDKDGEGKGTKKKFELFVLDPAGDWYYRWLFLIALPVLYNWCLLVARACFSDLQKGYYIVWLVLDYVSDVVYIADLFIRLRTGFLEQGLLVKDTKKLRDNYIHTMQFKLDVASIIPTDLIYFAVGIHNPEVRFNRLLHFARMFEFFDRTETRTSYPNIFRISNLILYILIIIHWNACIYYAISKSIGFGVDTWVYPNITDPEYGYLSREYIYCLYWSTLTLTTIGETPPPVKDEEYLFVIFDFLIGVLIFATIVGNVGSMISNMNATRAEFQAKIDAVKHYMQFRKVSKEMEAKVIRWFDYLWTNKKSVDEREVLKNLPAKLRAEIAINVHLSTLKKVRIFQDCEAGLLVELVLKLRPQVFSPGDYICRKGDIGKEMYIIKEGKLAVVADDGVTQYALLSAGSCFGEISILNIKGSKMGNRRTANIRSLGYSDLFCLSKDDLMEAVTEYPDAKRVLEERGREILMKEGLLDENEVAASMEVDVQEKLEQLETNMDTLYTRFARLLAEYTGAQQKLKQRITVLETKMKQNNEDDSLSDGMNSPEPPAEKP; from the exons ATGACAGAAAAAGCCAATGGCGTGAAGAGCTCCCCAGCCAATAACCACAACCACCATGCCCCTCCTGCCATCAAGGCCAGTGGCAAAGATGACCACAGGGCCAGCAGCCG GCCACAGTCTGCTGCTGACGATGACACCTCCTCAGAGCTACAGCGACTGGCAGAGATGGATGCCCCCCAGCAGAGGAGGGGTGGCTTCCGCAG GATTGCCCGCCTGGTGGGGGTCCTCAGAGAGTGGGCTTACAGGAACTTCCGTGAGGAGGAGCCTAGACCTGACTCATTCCTTGAGCGTTTCCGGGGGCCTGAGCTCCACACCGTGACAACACAACAAGGAGACGGCAAAGGCGACAAGGACGGCGAGGGCAAGGGCACCAA GAAGAAGTTTGAACTCTTTGTCTTGGACCCAGCCGGGGACTGGTACTACCGCTGGCTTTTTCTCATTGCCTTGCCCGTCCTCTACAACTGGTGCCTATTGGTGGCCAG AGCCTGCTTCAGTGACCTGCAGAAAGGCTACTACATAGTGTGGCTGGTGCTGGATTACGTCTCAGATGTGGTCTACATCGCAGACCTCTTCATCCGACTGCGCACAG GTTTCTTGGAGCAGGGGCTACTGGTGAAAGACACCAAGAAGTTGCGGGACAACTACATCCACACCATGCAGTTTAAGCTGGATGTGGCCTCCATCATCCCTACAGACCTGATCTATTTTGCTGTGGGGATCCATAACCCTGAGGTGCGCTTCAACCGCCTGCTACACTTTGCCCGCATGTTTGAGTTCTTTGACCGCACTGAGACACGCACCAGCTACCCCAACATCTTCCGAATCAGCAACCTGATCCTCTACATCTTGATCATCATTCACTGGAATGCCTGCATCTACTATGCCATCTCCAAGTCCATCGGCTTTGGGGTAGACACCTGGGTTTACCCCAACATCACTGACCCTGAGTATGGCTACCTGTCTAGGGAGTACATCTATTGCCTTTACTGGTCTACACTGACCCTCACCACCATTGGGGAGACACCACCCCCTGTAAAGGATGAGGAGTACCTGTTTGTCATCTTTGACTTCCTGATTGGTGTCCTCATCTTTGCCACCATCGTGGGAAATGTGGGCTCCATGATCTCCAACATGAATGCCACCCGGGCTGAGTTCCAGGCCAAGATTGATGCTGTCAAACATTATATGCAGTTCCGAAAGGTCAGCAAGGAGATGGAAGCCAAGGTCATTAGGTGGTTTGACTACTTGTGGACCAATAAGAAGAGTGTAGATGAGCGAGAAGTCCTCAAAAACCTGCCAGCAAAGCTCAGGGCTGAGATAGCCATCAACGTCCACCTGTCCACACTCAAGAAAGTGCGCATCTTTCAGGACTGTGAGGCTGGCCTGCTGGTGGAACTGGTATTAAAGCTCCGGCCTCAGGTCTTTAGCCCTGGGGACTACATTTGCCGCAAGGGGGATATTGGGAAGGAGATGTACATAATCAAGGAGGGAAAATTGGCAGTGGTGGCTGATGACGGTGTCACTCAGTATGCCCTGCTCTCGGCTGGGAGTTGCTTTGGAGAGATCAGTATCCTTAATATTAAGGGCAGCAAAATGGGCAATCGGCGCACAGCCAACATCCGCAGTCTTGGCTACTCTGATCTGTTCTGCTTGTCCAAGGATGATCTTATGGAAGCTGTGACTGAGTACCCTGATGCCAAGAGGGTCTTGGAGGAGAGAGGCCGGGAGATTCTGATGAAGGAGGGCTTGTTGGATGAGAATGAGGTGGCAGCCAGCATGGAGGTAGATGTGCAGGAAAAGCTAGAACAGCTGGAGACCAACATGGACACCTTGTACACTCGTTTTGCCCGCCTGCTGGCCGAGTACACGGGAGCCCAGCAGAAGCTCAAGCAGCGCATCACAGTTTTGGAAACGAAGATGAAGCAGAATAATGAGGATGACTCCCTGTCAGATGGGATGAACAGCCCAGAGCCACCTGCCGAGAAGCCATAA